TTGGTTGGATGCGTGGTTCTTCATCCAGCAACAAGGGAAGCTTCTCAGATGAGATGACAACTTGCACCAAATATATACGGCAATGACAAACTATAAAACGTAGCTTTGTTCTGAATCCATGTCTCGAGGAAGTAGTTGTGTTACAATCAGCCTGAGTCATTCACTtcctccgggatgctggccttctaggcagagttgcaaagaaaaagccatatctcagactggccaataaaaataaaagattaagatgggcaaaagaacacagacactggccagaggaactctgcctagaaggccagcatcccagagttgcctcttcactgttgacgttgagactggccagaggaactctgcctagaaggccagcatcccggagtcgcctcttcactgttgatgttgagactggccagaggaactctgcctagaaggccagcatcccagagtcgcctcttcactgttgacgttgagactggccagaggaactctgcctagaaggccagcatcccagagtcgcctcttcactgttgatgttgagactggccagaggaactctgcctagaaggccagcatcccggagtcgcctcttcactgttgatgttgagactggccagaggaactctgcatagaaggccagcatcccggagtcgcctcttcactgttgatgttgagactggccagaggaactctgcatagaaggccagcatcccggagtcgcctcttcactgttgatgttgagactggccagaggaactctgcatagaaggccagcatcccggagtcgcctcttcactgttgatgttgagactggccagaggaactctgcatagaaggccagcatcccggagtcgcctcttcactgttgacgttgagactggccagaggaactctgcctagaaggccagcatcccggagtcacctcgtcactgttgactttgagactgttTTTTTGCAgattgtgaggcgtctgtttctcaaactagacactaatgtacttgtcctcttgctcagttgtgcaccagggcctcccactctttctattctggttagacacCGTTTGAGCTGTTCCGTGAAGGGAGaaatacacagcgttgtacgagatcttcagtttcttggcaatttctcgcatcgaatggccttcatttctcagaacaagaatagactgacgagtttcagaagaaagttctttgtttctggtccttttgagcctgtaatcgaacccacaaatgctgatgatcCAGATACTCCACTAGTCTAAAataaggacagttttattgcttctttaaatcagaacagttttcagctgtgctaacaattgcaaaagggttttctaatgatcaattagccattttaaaatgataaacttggattagctaacacaacgtgccattggaacacagggaggattggttgctgataatgggcctctgtacacctatgtagattttccattcagtcatttccagctacaatagtaatttacaacaataTCTACACCATTTCTGATCAATGTTATTAACTGAACTCTGAATTctctttctttcaaaaacaaggacatttatgaCTCAatgtttgaacggtagtgtatatttttattttaaaatgcaGTGATTCCACATCTGTAACTGAATTGTTTTAAAAATGTTCAAATAGGGCCGGCATAAAATACACATAAAAGAAGAAGAAGTGCAGAACATgaagcctgggtgccagtctgtttccgCTAGCATGTTTGGCATATGACAGCGAGTGGCATGACAGCAGACAGGTAGCCAGGCTACAGAACACGTACAATTAAATCAAGTTCCAAATGGGTCAAAACAGATTTCAAGTCCTTCAAATGATAAAATAAATCTATAAAATAGAACAATGAGGCAAATAATTATACTATAAAAACAACCTTGTTACATTTAAGCTCTACCTTTTATTGGCATTCTTTAGTGTAGCAGTTGGTGGGAAATCATTTAGCTTAGTCAAATCATCGTTGTTATCagttgaagaagaaaaaaaccccAAAAAGTTAAAGACTGGGTTCTGAAGGAGTTAGACTGAATACAGTCGAGCTTGTAGGTGAAATGAGTAACTTATCATTACGTCGTGGAGGTAATCGTTGTTACATCGTGTAGTTTAAATCATTACATATTCTCCTTTTTTTATGCAGACTACAGCGTCTCCACTGTGATGAATAACTCACCTTAAttaactacattttttttttaatcaagtaAGTCATGAGCCCAGAACGacataaaatacaaaacaatgcaAGCAGAAAGACAAACACGGTCATAATAGAAAtcacacattcatcagtaataaaaAGGTCCAACAGTGTTATGCATTTCCAGAGGCTTCAAAACATCACATTTTCTAACATCTTGAAGATTGATCCACAAATAccgtgcaaaataaataaaatgtgtagAGACCAAAGGAATGCCCAGAGTTAACCATCCCGGAGACTGGGTTTAGTAACTCTGTAGCTCTTAAGGTTAGTGATTGTGTTTGGCACAGTGGgacttttttttgtaaaaaaatggGACTTTACAAATTAAAACATAGCAATGTATCAACCtacgtgacatcaaagaggacCAACCTGCTTTCTGGTAGAGAACGCAGTGATGAGTACTAAACCTGTTGCCCGTAATAAAGCAATGTGCTAAGATGAACAGCATCTAAGggctttaatgaagtggcagctgtgttcatatagaGGATGTTGCCATAGTCAAGGACCGGTAGGAACGTCGACTGAACGATCTGCTTTCTAACTATTTAGTGAAAGGCATGACCTacttataaaaaatatattctcAGCTAAACTCGTCAATATGCTTTATAttgaaagacagattttcacttATCCAGATGCCCCAATATTTGTAAGCAGAGACACAATCAATATGGGCACCATCCAAAGTACATATAATTTAAATCAATTATTTGCATGCACTCCATAGAAGAACATACAGTATACTTTGTTTGACCTACATTCAATACTAATTTCAGGTCAATAAATGTTCCTGTAGTTCAGATACAGCCTCGTCAACCATGGGAGCAATAGAATACAAAAGTTAGTTGGTGTGCAGGTTAGGTAGTACCAAAGGTACGGTAAACAAGGTAGCAAAGTAGAAGACCATATCGAGtaccttcagaaattattcataccatgacttattccacattttgttaaagccTACATTTTGTTAAAGCCTACATTTTGTTAAAGCCTACATTTTGTTAAAGCCTACATTTTGTTAAAGCCTACATTTCTTAAATGGATTGAACATATTTTCCCCATAAATGTGAAAACACGGCTTTGGAAATGCAAGCAACTTTACTGAAAAATGATATACAAAAATATCAAATTACGTAAAATAtttcacacccgagtcaatactttgtattagtacctttggcagcaattacaacgGACTCGTTCTGTGTAACTCCACCCCTGGATTGTTCAACATTTGCCTCAAAACTCGTCAAGCtcttgtcaaattggttgttgagcATTGCATAACAACCATTTTTCAGATCTTgtcagatttaagtcaaaacgaACGCGGCCATTCGGGAACATTGACcgacttcttggtaagcaactccagtgtagatttggccttgtgttttaggttattgtcctgctgaaaggtgaattcatcacccagtgtctgttggaaagcagactgaaccaggttgtcATAAAGGGttttgcttagctccattccgtatatttattttttaatcctgaaaaactcccgtccttaacaattacaagcatacccataacatgatacagccaccactatgcttggagagaggtactcagtaatgtgtcgTATTGAAAAACATGACAAAaatgttaattgctttgccacatttttgaaAGTATTTCTagagtgccttgttgcaaacaggatgcatgtttcggaatattttttattctgtacaggattccttccttactgtcatttaggttagcattgtggagtaactacaatgttgatccatcctcagttttctgctATTACAGCCACtaaactatgtaactgttttaaagtcaccgttggcctcatggtgaaatcccagagcggttctcttcctctccggcaactgagctaGGAAGGACATCTACCACTtcatagtgactgggtgtactgatacttcaccatgctcaaaggaatactCAAAATGTCTTGCTTTTTTCCCCATCCATCAATAGATCAACCTCCCTGGTCTTCGTagttgaatttgtgtttgaaattcactgctcgacaaagggaccttagagataattgtatgtgtggggaagagagagatgaggcagtcattcCAAAAACAGGTTAaacacttattattattattgcacacaaagtgagtccatgGAAACTTTAGCACATTTttcctcctgaacttatttagacttcCCATAACAAAAAGGGGGTTGAATatgattgactcaagacatttcagcttttcaagcTTTATGAATGTAATCCACTGACATGGAGCCAGTGTCAAAAAGTCTCAATTTTATCCATTAaaaaaaattcaggctgtaacacaaaatgtggaaatagtcaaggagCAGGACTTTGAAGGAACTGGATGGTAGCAGTACAGTGATACTTTCCTTGGCCATGTTCAGTCTCCCCCCATTTTTTGTTACTCCTTTTtgtccccaattggtagttagtcttgtctcatcgctgcaactcccgtacagactcaggagaggcgaaggtcgagagccgcactgcttcttgacacaatgcccacatTACCCAGAAGTCAGCCtcgccaatgtgtcggaggaaacgccgtacACCAAgcaaccgtgtcagcatgcactgcgccaggcccgccacaggattcgctagtgcacgatggtacaaggatatccctgccggctaaagcctcccctaacccggacgacgctcggCCAacgggtctcccggtcgcgacagagcctagactcgaacccagaatatctagtggcacagcgatgcagtaccttagaccactgcgccactcaggaggcagTCTGCTTTTTTTCTATATCCTTGTGTGTTGTTTGACCTTGTGCCTATTTAAGCTTGTCAATTGAGTGAAGTTCTTCCCACAGTCGGAGCAGTGGTATGGCTTCTCACCAGTGTGTACTCTCTTGTGTACCTTTAGTCTTTGTACATTTACAAAACTCTTTTCGCATTCAGAACAGGCGTGAGGTTTCTCTCTCACGGTGTGAGTTTTCTGGTGCTTTCGACAGGTTCCCGCGAGCGTGAAACGCTTCTCACAGACGGGGCATTGATAAGGCTTATCGCCACTATGACTGCGCATGTGGCCTTTTAGCTCACAGCTCGACGAAAAACCTTTTCCACAAATAATGCAGTTGAAAGGCCACTTCCCTGTATGCGTTGATGATTGATGGTGTTTAAGGGAATCTACCCGGATGAAACATTGATCACAGTCGGGACATTCGTACGGTTTCTCTCCAGTATGTGTTCGCTGATGTATCTTCAAGCCACATGTATTGGAATACTGTTTCCCACACTCAGAGCAGACAAAGGGCTTTTCCCCAGTGTGCATTCGCTGGTGGACTATGAGTTGGTGTCGGTAACCAAAAcactttccacagtcagagcaaagGTAAGGTTTTTCTCCCCTGTGCGTTATACTCCGATGTTTTTGTAAGAGGTTGGAAAGACAATAACTTTTATCACATTCAGAACATTGATATGGTTTCTCTCCGGTATGTCTTGACATATGAACTTTCAACTGAATTGATCTTGAGAACTTCTTATCACATTGCTCACATTGGAAAGATTTGTGTCCCAGATGCAAGAGCTTGTGTTGATTTAAGCATCCTGCCGAGGAGAAATTTcgcccacagtcagagcagtgatGAGGCTTCTCTCCTCTGTGAATCCTTTCATGTGCTTTTAAGTCCTCTTCGATAAGGAAGGTTagaccacagtcagagcagaggtgaggcttctctccagtgtgctcTTGCATATGTCTCTTGAATTGTAACGCATAAAGGAAATATGAATTACAATCGGCACAATGGTAAGTTTGCTCTCCAGTGTGCGAGTACATATGTATCTTAAGTTGTAATTGTCTTGAGAAACTCTTCTCACAATGAGAGCACTGGTAAGGTTTCTTGCCAGCATGTACTGCCAAGTGTTGTTGAAGATTAGATTTCCTGTAGAAACTCTTCTCACAGATGGGGCACTGGTGAGGCTTTTCCCCCGTGTGTATTTGCTGGTGCCTAGTAAGACTGCGTAGTTGAGCAAagctctttccacagtcagaacaAATACAAGGCCTTTCTATATGCGACTTTGCCTGATGATCTTTTAATCTTCTGGAAGTCGGATACCTTACCAGGGTACGAGAAGTTATCTCGCAAGCATGTAAAAGCAAGTGTTCTTTAAGATACGATTGTTTTGAGAAACCCTTCTCACAGTGAGGACACAGATGAGGGTGAGGGTTCTCTACAGAATGTTCCTGCAGGCGTTGATTAATATTTAAACTTTTTTCGACGGCATGTATTTCCTGACATTGTTCTCCTACATTTCTGGTACTTGGTGACCCATCAGAATCAGTATGAGTCATCATATGTTCTGTCAATCCATCTGAAGTACTGTACCTCTTCTCACATTGCAGACAGTGGAAAAGTTTCTCTACCATGTGAAACTGCATGTGTTCCTTTAAAGTTTCCTCAGCGGAGAACCTTTGATCACAGTCGGGGCAGTGGTGAAACATCCCTACCTCATGAATTAACAGGTGGTATTTAAGATGGGGCTTGGTTTTAAAACTCTTCTTACATTGACCACATTGGTACGGTCGCTCCCCAGTATGCGTCATCGTATGAACTTTTAGCTGATCTGAATTGGTGTACCCTTTGTCACATTGCGTGCAACGGAAAGGCTTAATCCCTAAATGTGTCCGCTTGTGTTTAGTTAAATATCGCGCTGTAGAAAATGTTTGCCCACAGTCAGAACAGGGGTGAAGCTTCTCTGTGTGAATCGTCTCATGTGCTTTTAAATCCTCTTCTATAAAGAAACAAAGATCACATTTGGAGCAGAGgtgaggcttctctccagtgtgctcTTGCTTATGTCTCTTAAATTGTAATGCATTAACGAAATATGAATTACAATCTGAACAACGGTAAGGCGTCTCTCCAGGGTGTGTGTACAGCTGTTGAGTATGGTCTGATGCTGTGCAAGTCTTCTCATGGTTAGGGTATTGATACAATTTCTCTCCAGAATGTACTAACACGTTATTAGGATCAGAACTTTTTACTACAGCATGTGATACTTCCTGACATTGTTTTTCACAGTCAGGGCATTGGTAAGGTCTCACACCAGAGCATATAACCATATGATCTTTCAACTGATCTGATCTAGTGTACTTCTTACTACACTCTAGGCAGTGGAAGGGTTTCTCTCCTGAATGGAACAACGGCATGCGTTTCCTGATACATCCTGTCGAAGAGAAACTTCTACCGCAGTCAGAGCAGTTCTGACACTTCTCTTTAGGATGGACTGTCTTGGGTCTCTTCGACAATGTCACAGTAGAGACACTTTCTTTGCTACCCGAACAGTGGGGAGGTGTCTCTCCGGAGTGCAGGCGCCGTTTAAGACGTGATTGTTTTGTGAAGCTCTTCTCACGTTGGGAACTGTGAGAGCTCTCTTTTTGGAGTCTTGGGGACTCTTTTTGGAGTCTTGGGGACTCTTTTTGGAGTCTTGGGGACTCTTTTTGGAGTCTTGGGGACTCTTTTTGGAGTCTTGGGGACTCTTTTTGGGGTCTTGAGCTCTTTCCTGTACGAATGacaacagagaaaaaaacatgtcAGCTGCTGAAACAAGTTACACCATATCAATTGAACACAGTTGGCATTTTAGCAGTAGATATTAGAATAttttgggggcggcaggtagcctagtggttagagcgttggactagtagccgaaCGGTTGcaggatcaaatccccgagctgacaaggtaaaaaatatgtcgttctgccccctgaacaaggcagttaaacccactgttcctaggccgtcattgcaaataagaatttgttcttaaccgacttgcctagttaaataaaggataaataagtGTTTAAAAAAAGTTATACCATATCAATTGTTGAACACAGTTGGCATTTTATCTGAATAAAATGGCATAAATACTACTTGTATTAAGTATTTTGGGGACAGACAGTTCTACTATATCTAGGAATCAATAACTTTAGGATAGGGTATGTTGTAGAGCATGTGTTTTCCCAACTCCTCTGTAGTTGCCCAAGACACCCAAGGATTCAGGGTCAAATacataatttataaaaaatatatatttaaaaaaaactgaaaacatgCCCTAAACGCATTCAATGCTCTacattctgttctgttcatacCATCATCAGCAAAGACAGaaatcatctcctcctcttcttctactTTGATGTTGACTCTCTGGCCCGGCATAAACCTGCAGTCCTCCAGCAGCACCGTTAACCTCTTTAGAGTCTGCCAAGACGCCATCTCTGGGGCCTGCTGCCCACCGTCACAACCAGGACCCAGTGACTCTGTACATTTGGTCTCAGACTTGAAAGAAAGAGGTGAGTTGGGTTAATCTTCACTGTTCTTAAaaaaaacaccacacacacccaagGGGAACTCAAATTTTAAGCAGGTTAGCAGCGAGGTAGCAGCGGGGTAGCAGTCGGTTGTTAAGCAGCGGGGTAGCAGTCGGTTGTTAAGCAGCGGGGTAGCAGTCGGTTGTTAAGCAGCGGAGTAGCAGTCGGTTGTTAAGCAGCGGGGTAGCAGTCGGTTGTTAAGCAGCGGGGTAGCAGTCGGTTGTTAAGCAGCGGGGTAGCAGTCGGTTGTTAAGCAGCGGGGTAGCAGTCGGTTGTTAAGCAGCGGGGTAGCAGTCGGTTGTTAAGCAGCGGGGTAGCAGTCGGTTGTTAAGCAGGTTAGCAGCAAGGTAGGAGTCGGTTGTCACAGTTTTCCTCACCCTGTTTGTTAGTGTGTGAAATTGTGAGTGAACAAGTTCACTTATGGTAAAACAGACACTGGTTCTATGTTCCAGTTCCCTTTAACAGTCCATTTTTCAACCTGATGTGCTAGGACCTACGCTGCAGAGGCCCAGTTAACCTTCCTGATTCAGATCTAGCTGTTCAAGTCTTTATAAACGGAATACTCACCCCCCTCACTCTCACCTGCGGTATAATGAGCCAGTGTGGAACTGGCTCTGCCTCCAGCTTCCTGCTGGGAAACCAACCCCCTCCCTCTTCATTCTGTTCTCCATGGCAACATGCTTGTGAGCTGCCCGCTGTCGCTGATTGTCTGGGACCCGTGGGGACAACGCTAGCCTCTTCCTCTATTCCGGTGATGTCTTCTTTCAGTTGTAGTAACCGAGACATTCCTTGTTCCTCGGATTCTGTTAAATCAGCACTCTCACAATATTCCTCCAATATTTTACGACGCAGTGAGCGTCTACTCTCTCCTTTGACTTCAGACCCATCTCGGCCACATATTCCACACAGCTCGCATAGATAACGTAAATTATCCTCGGTTAAAGTCCATAAACTCAGTGCTATGTCATCCAACAATGTTGCCCTCTCTGGACTCATTTTCTCACGTGGTAAACAAGGCAATAGTCCGTTAGGTAAATGATGACTTGCCAGCTGGTTACTCTTCAAAATTTCTCACAATCCCCAATTAGCACTCAGCAGGCAGGCGGCCCGTCAAAGCGATTCTGGTGCTTTTAGATGCAAATCAACTCGCCAGAGATACAAAAACTTGTCTGCTCTAACTTTTCTTCTGCGCCTGTGCtcacatgaagatcagtcaatgtgCTGTTTCAAGCATCAGGATGAGGAGCAGGATGAGTATGTCCCGCTGTCCTTAaaattagaacacacacacacacacacaaagaaaactCAATGTAAGCCAACTGAGTTTATAAAAAAGGTAGTCAGTACACTCATTCACTATTATACTGATTAGCAACATGTTAGCACGAGGTAATAGTCTCCTAAATCTTTTTTAAATTCTATCCATCGGAGTCTTCAATTTTGGGTTGAAAGGGTACATTCTAATGTGCATTCCATCTAATGTGGGCCACCAGTCAGACTTTACAATGGGGAAATGAAATGCATCTCATTTTCACCATAGGGGGGCAGGCGCCCCTCAAAAGAGATTCTGGCGGTGCGACAGCAGACTTGCTTATACTGGCGGGGCTTTCAAATGCAAATCAACCCGCCAGAGATAGAAATCACTTCATAAAGCCATCTCATTTTCGGAAGCCATCTCAGAAATCGGACAATATCATCTGCAAATGCCAACATtggtatcggcccgatgtctagtttaacatgTGCAAactgatgtcaaagctgacgtacCTATGTGATATAGGTATGCACAGGACGTAATGATGCCATGTAAAGTGTTGCGCTACACgggcaacacagcattcctaacctagcccacaatgtctgctgtgtggatcgagcagtcaacaagtccagcagtcatttgaaagagtaagaacatttcagcgagacaacgcaaaggcgaaatccattaaaaccgccaagatagaactcattgcccttgacaatcaaccgttctcggTCGTGGGTGATGTCgaccgactggtcgagcaccggtacacacaaaaaaaaaaggaaaatttTCCATGGGTAGTTaagggaatttggggaattttgcttaactTCTTTGAGCTTGTGGGACAGTATTTTGACATCtggatgacaagcatacccaaacTAAACTGCCTGtttgttactcaggcccagaagctaggatatgcatataattggtagatttggatagaaaactgttaaaataatgtctgtaagtataacagaactgctatggcaggcaaaagcctgaggaaaatccatccaggaagtgggatttttttttatGTGGGTGGATTTCAATTGAATACCTATTGagtatctaatgggttaggacccagattgcagttcctatggcttccactagatgtcagtcttttTCACGTGACTGTGCATGCCCTTCATTCTTTTTCCATTCTATTGAACACgctattgtccagttgaaatatgATAGATCCGacaattgacaacctgaggattaattataaacatcgtttgacacgTTTCgacgaactttaccggtactattaggatgttttgaccgcctttgagccagtggataactgaacaaaacgcgccaacaaaacagagtttttgggatataaagagggactttataaaacaaaacaaacatttagtgTGTAGCTGGGCctcttgtgactgcaaccagATGATCTTCAAAGGTAGGTGATTCATTTTATCCCAATTTCTGACTTCTGTGACTCCTctacttggttggaaaatgtttgtatgctaTAAGCggtgcgctgtcctcagataatcgcatggtatgctatCGCCGTAAatacttttttgaaatctgacaaagcgtctggattaacaagaagttcatctttaagccgatgtataacacttgtatttttattttgttttattatgactatttctgtattttgagctctgcaatttcacctgaCGTTGTCGAGAGAAGTTGCGCCAGAGAagttaaattcattaaaaaaagttTGCTTATAACgggtgaaccttt
This genomic stretch from Oncorhynchus kisutch isolate 150728-3 linkage group LG7, Okis_V2, whole genome shotgun sequence harbors:
- the LOC109893824 gene encoding zinc finger protein 11 isoform X1 encodes the protein MSPERATLLDDIALSLWTLTEDNLRYLCELCGICGRDGSEVKGESRRSLRRKILEEYCESADLTESEEQGMSRLLQLKEDITGIEEEASVVPTGPRQSATAGSSQACCHGEQNEEGGGWFPSRKLEAEPVPHWLIIPQVRVRGSETKCTESLGPGCDGGQQAPEMASWQTLKRLTVLLEDCRFMPGQRVNIKVEEEEEMISVFADDGKSSRPQKESPRLQKESPRLQKESPRLQKESPRLQKESPRLQKESSHSSQREKSFTKQSRLKRRLHSGETPPHCSGSKESVSTVTLSKRPKTVHPKEKCQNCSDCGRSFSSTGCIRKRMPLFHSGEKPFHCLECSKKYTRSDQLKDHMVICSGVRPYQCPDCEKQCQEVSHAVVKSSDPNNVLVHSGEKLYQYPNHEKTCTASDHTQQLYTHPGETPYRCSDCNSYFVNALQFKRHKQEHTGEKPHLCSKCDLCFFIEEDLKAHETIHTEKLHPCSDCGQTFSTARYLTKHKRTHLGIKPFRCTQCDKGYTNSDQLKVHTMTHTGERPYQCGQCKKSFKTKPHLKYHLLIHEVGMFHHCPDCDQRFSAEETLKEHMQFHMVEKLFHCLQCEKRYSTSDGLTEHMMTHTDSDGSPSTRNVGEQCQEIHAVEKSLNINQRLQEHSVENPHPHLCPHCEKGFSKQSYLKEHLLLHACEITSRTLVRYPTSRRLKDHQAKSHIERPCICSDCGKSFAQLRSLTRHQQIHTGEKPHQCPICEKSFYRKSNLQQHLAVHAGKKPYQCSHCEKSFSRQLQLKIHMYSHTGEQTYHCADCNSYFLYALQFKRHMQEHTGEKPHLCSDCGLTFLIEEDLKAHERIHRGEKPHHCSDCGRNFSSAGCLNQHKLLHLGHKSFQCEQCDKKFSRSIQLKVHMSRHTGEKPYQCSECDKSYCLSNLLQKHRSITHRGEKPYLCSDCGKCFGYRHQLIVHQRMHTGEKPFVCSECGKQYSNTCGLKIHQRTHTGEKPYECPDCDQCFIRVDSLKHHQSSTHTGKWPFNCIICGKGFSSSCELKGHMRSHSGDKPYQCPVCEKRFTLAGTCRKHQKTHTVREKPHACSECEKSFVNVQRLKVHKRVHTGEKPYHCSDCGKNFTQLTSLNRHKVKQHTRI
- the LOC109893824 gene encoding zinc finger protein 11 isoform X2: MSPERATLLDDIALSLWTLTEDNLRYLCELCGICGRDGSEVKGESRRSLRRKILEEYCESADLTESEEQGMSRLLQLKEDITGIEEEASVVPTGPRQSATAGSSQACCHGEQNEEGGGWFPSRKLEAEPVPHWLIIPQSETKCTESLGPGCDGGQQAPEMASWQTLKRLTVLLEDCRFMPGQRVNIKVEEEEEMISVFADDGKSSRPQKESPRLQKESPRLQKESPRLQKESPRLQKESPRLQKESSHSSQREKSFTKQSRLKRRLHSGETPPHCSGSKESVSTVTLSKRPKTVHPKEKCQNCSDCGRSFSSTGCIRKRMPLFHSGEKPFHCLECSKKYTRSDQLKDHMVICSGVRPYQCPDCEKQCQEVSHAVVKSSDPNNVLVHSGEKLYQYPNHEKTCTASDHTQQLYTHPGETPYRCSDCNSYFVNALQFKRHKQEHTGEKPHLCSKCDLCFFIEEDLKAHETIHTEKLHPCSDCGQTFSTARYLTKHKRTHLGIKPFRCTQCDKGYTNSDQLKVHTMTHTGERPYQCGQCKKSFKTKPHLKYHLLIHEVGMFHHCPDCDQRFSAEETLKEHMQFHMVEKLFHCLQCEKRYSTSDGLTEHMMTHTDSDGSPSTRNVGEQCQEIHAVEKSLNINQRLQEHSVENPHPHLCPHCEKGFSKQSYLKEHLLLHACEITSRTLVRYPTSRRLKDHQAKSHIERPCICSDCGKSFAQLRSLTRHQQIHTGEKPHQCPICEKSFYRKSNLQQHLAVHAGKKPYQCSHCEKSFSRQLQLKIHMYSHTGEQTYHCADCNSYFLYALQFKRHMQEHTGEKPHLCSDCGLTFLIEEDLKAHERIHRGEKPHHCSDCGRNFSSAGCLNQHKLLHLGHKSFQCEQCDKKFSRSIQLKVHMSRHTGEKPYQCSECDKSYCLSNLLQKHRSITHRGEKPYLCSDCGKCFGYRHQLIVHQRMHTGEKPFVCSECGKQYSNTCGLKIHQRTHTGEKPYECPDCDQCFIRVDSLKHHQSSTHTGKWPFNCIICGKGFSSSCELKGHMRSHSGDKPYQCPVCEKRFTLAGTCRKHQKTHTVREKPHACSECEKSFVNVQRLKVHKRVHTGEKPYHCSDCGKNFTQLTSLNRHKVKQHTRI